Sequence from the Eriocheir sinensis breed Jianghai 21 chromosome 22, ASM2467909v1, whole genome shotgun sequence genome:
GAGTGAGTGATTGAATGACCCCCAcgtaaccttacctcacctcttgatcctctctctcctctcttatctctcctctcttccctccctcctctgtccccacacacacacacacacatttgcgcACTTAGCTTTGTGACCGTTCaggtttttcctcctttcataatGTTagtaatttcctctctctctctctctctctctctctctctctctctctctctctctctctctctctctctctctctctctctctctctctctcttcttttcctattctgttTTTTACATGATTCAATGTCTCTTAACtggtataattctctctctctctctctctctctctctctctctctctctctctctctctctctctctctctctctctctctctcaatgatcaAGTTACTTTATAATACTCGTTTTTAATCCAGTAAGGTTGTcaaggtctgagagagagagagagagagagagagagagagagagagagagagagagagagagagagagcgcgcgcaaGGTAAGTTTCACGGCATCTGACAAGTTTATTAAAGAGAAGCAAGGGAAGGCGTCAGATGGCTCACtcgtaaataaacaaaagaggtgcGCGGGGTAGCGGTAGGGCTtatatacacgagagagagagagagagagagagagagagagagagagagagagagagagagagagagagagagaataaaagataattagAAAGGAAGACcaaaaacggaagggaaggaaataatataagagaaaatatgcagagaaaaataaagaaaaaaaggaaggaaggaaggaaagaaaataaagaaggaagagaaagaagaggaggagagaaaagataatgaggagagaaggaaaatggagaggaggaggaggaggagaaggaaaaaagctaAACTGTACCTCCCCTTTGTTGATGAGAGGCAACTTGCATGACtaaataatgctctctctctctctctctctctctctctctctctcacacacacacacacacacacacacacaacaataacaacaaaactaataataataataataataataataataataataataataataataataataataataataataataataatgaaaagaattaagaagaacaagatcatcaagaacaagaagatgaagaagaaaaagaaaaagaaaaagaaggaaaaaaaggagaagaagaagaagaagaagaaaataataatagtaataataataataataataataataataataataataataataataataataatagttacttACCTCCTCCCTCTTGGTGTCATCTttatgggtgtggtggtgatggtggtggtggtgatgatagtggtggtgactcCTTGCCCATCACCACCTCTTGCCCTTCACAGCCTTTTaaataaaatagagaataaataaataaatataatcctGGGTAACCTCTATTAATTAAGTGTttaagttattgttattattattactattattattattattattatttttttttttattattattattatcatcatcccaATGTGATGAAGATGAGTGCTGAGGCCATGTGCAGTggtagcatatgcccccaactttattaTTTACCTTACAACAGGCCTATAAGTAACGTTGATAAAATTTGTATGTAACATTTCGACAATAAATATATCAAATTGTATTGCTATGATATTCTTGGCTCATTCATACTCACTCTTCAGATCGTGGGCTGCTCCATGCTGGGTGCCGGGATATGGCTGCGTCTGGCCTATGGTGGCTATGCGTCGCTCCTCCATCAGTACTCGGCCATCTCGGCGGACTCCCTGTGCCTGGCAGCTGGAATCATCACCTTCCTGCTGGCCTTCTGTGGCTGCTGTGGCTCCTGGTTTCAGAGTCGCTGCATGCTCATCACGGTAAGGTCCATATTCTTGAATGTTTCGGTCACCCATTATGCCCGtttcccaaggtcacagagaagagtaattggattttcatgggtggtttttccgttcaaggtgcagaagtcgggtaaaactatcacatgGCCTCTGTATCTCTGTCTACTTAACCCATCCGCATAGACTGGCACAGATTTGGTGTTccctggtagtctggtaacatatactcccaggtctctctctgcctctgtggtagatagtggagtgtttcccatgtcgtattggcatgctggatttcccctcccaagctgaatgactttacatttttctacattgaattgtagcagccacacaCATGATagcttactaatgagacttcctatacaacaaagtgagatcattctttgttgatttgtacCATATGGTGCTAgcagctatcatgtgtttgaagataccctaaacttaacctaacaaaaccccaaacagttactataggtcttgactcagaagcTAAATTTACTCAACATTATATGCAGTTTAGAATGTATTCTTACGTGACtccgaacctttttttttttgcagtgatTGAACATACATATTATCTGAACTTGAAGCCCTTGGTACTCACTTATACCTCTCTCACTTATACCTACCTTTCTCTCTGCAGTATtttgtgttggtggtgctggtgttcaCGCTGCAGCTGGTGGCGGGCACGCTGGCCTTCGCCTTCCGCGGGGAGGTGTCTGCCACCCTCATCAAGGAGCTGCAGGCTGGCATACGCAGGTCCTTCAACGAGACATCTGAGAACGCCGTGGCCATCACCTGGAACCATTTGCAGTCACAGTTTCAGGTTaggtcatttttctttttcttttgattaATGGCAGATTTATTCCTTCTAGTTTAGTGAAGCACAAACTGCCATAGAATCTGAATTGTTAGGATTTCAAAAAAGTATCTAGAGCACAAAATACATTATTGTCTATCAGCACAGAAGTGGTAATTGATAGACAACCAAACTAACAGAGTGACAATGCAGACAGAGATCTTTGGTACACTTGGCATTTGAATTCAATACCTCAGCAAGGCTTGGGCCCCTATCATGCCAGGTCATAAAGGCTTTACTGCACTGGGTAACTTGTCTTGCTAACCTAAGTGTGTGGTGCAGTGTTGTGCCAGAGTTTACTAATGAAAAGGCTGAAAGATGAAGCTCCTGGGTAACTCCTCTTTTTACAGGAaagggagcagctcaagggcacaaaaaaagtgtagaataaaaagcccgctgTGTGTTGCATTGTTCTAGCAGAATTTAACAGTGAAAGGGCTGAAAGATGAAGCTCCTGGGTAACTCTTCTCTCTGTGTGTTTCAGTGCTGTGGCGTGGAGGGCCCCAGCGACTGGTTCAAGATAGCCGCCTGGCCCCAAGAGGACTGGGTGCCTCATGCTTGCTGCTACGCCAAGCTCACCTCCGATCCAGGTGTGTGGCGCATTTATACAGCCAACCATCACTAGACGAGCAACTGTTTATCTATCCTCATAAAAATTTAGACAGAATCCTTTGCACTTGGCTATAAGATCTGTGTGTGAGCAGAGGTTCAATCCCATGATCACACTACCACACACACTGACTTTTGGGGAATATAACCCACTTGTGTAGGGAAGGGTGCCTGTACCATATTAAGATACCATGAATTTATGATCAAGTTTCTGGCATAGCTTCCTCATATCTATTACCTTGTAGATGAACTCCAGACACTGTGCAAGAAGTTTTCATAGTCTTGGGTATTTGGAAATTACAAACCCATTGTGTAAAACTGCATAACCTGCCCAAAATCtctatacttttctttattttatgttccaTCTATAACGCTGGCAGGCCCATTCTGGCACAGGCAAGTGCTAGCCTTGTATCACCTGTAGCCCTTGACTCATGTGTTCTTTTGCTGCAGAGTGTGGGCGAACCGGGGATGCCGACCACTGGTACCAGGTGGGCTGCTACGTGCAGGTCAAGATGTGGTTCATTGAGCGCCTGCATGTGGTGGGACTCATCGGCATGATCCTTGCCTTCGTGCAGGTGAGACATGGACAGGGAGATGAGTGGGCATAGGGGAGGGGGATATCCACAACTATTTTTTCAAGGGGAGAAGAGCCGATATGTTTTAGGGTCCTAAATATATCAGTCAATCAATTTTCATATTCTCCTTGGTGAGCCACAAGGGAATGGCACATACAATTTCCCAATAACTACACCACCAGGTAGGACGTCCTCTTGAGGTATTGAAAAATCCTTTCtgtgtctggattaatttctcatgttcTTCATAACATGCAGATGCCATGTGGATATATGGGAGAGTGGAATTCAGAAGGGTATAAAAAATAGTATTATCCCCTAAAATCTGTCCTATCCATTGCTCTTATCTGTTTCGCATCATTACATTGTAATCTCCTATGCATTCTTCTTATGTGCTCAGCATCATTCTGATCTCCTATGTATTTTCCTTATGATGTTGTAATTCCTAATGCTCAGCATCATTCTGATCTGTTCAGCATCATATCATCTCTGTTGCAttgttcttttctctcatcatcatcTAATTACCTGTGTActgtttttttatcatgttatctTTTGTATACTGACATTACCAACTCAGCATTGTGCCGCTAACCTGCCCTGCTCTCCCGTCCCTTCAGTTGTTCGGCATGATTGCCTCGCTGCTGCTGTTCTGCACATTGGGCTACAAACGCCGCTCACACACCTACAAGTCCTACCACTCCGACACCTGACTGCAGGCCCCCGAGCTGGCACACTAGGCTGGGCCACTGACTCGGGGACCCATCTGACAAAGCCACACACTGACACATGAATCAGTGTGCCACCTGGATGTGTATAAGGTGTAGCGTTGTTatgttttactgtgtgtgtgatAGTGCCGTGAGGCCATAAATTAAGGATGAATTCTGTTATTATTTAATACTCCTTGTGGAGGTTATGTGAGTCTATAAACTGAGGAAATGTCTCTATTCCCTCAACTTTTCCATACTGACATGTGACGGTGTGTGGTGACCTGCCTGACAGATATCCTCAGTGTACTCGGCATAAGTATTCCATAACCCAGCATAACCCCTACCATGCCAACTCACTAAGGTTTTACTGCACTGGGTAACATGTCTTGCAGTGGCTGACCTCAGTATGTGTTGCAGTGCTGTGACAGAGTATACcagtgaagagaatgaaaaacacaCTCAGCTATTAGGGTACCTCTTTAGCCAGGCTGGTGGACGAGCGGCTTCTCATCTAGCTGGTCGTGGGTTTGGTCCTCGGTGCCGGGAACTCCTTCtgggtctggattaatttctcgtgtgtttcgtgacgCGCAGAAGCCATGTGGATGTTGTCTGGAAAAGTGGAATTCAGTTCATTACAAGTacaggattttttttcattattgcagttttattttcattcatgcattttttttattcattattattttctttttttgcccttgacctgtttcctttgctgttctGCCAGGGACTGAATAATTTGTAGCATCATTACTATACTATTTGATGCTATTGATGATTACACTACTGTGGGAGTGAAGCAagtctatcatcattattattattatttatttttattatttattttttcatgttcgGCTTTTAGCACCAGTAGGATTTCttgttggggcctgatggtcaagtgttgtttatagtggcaccatcttgcttggctcatgttgcccctaTAAAGAGGATGTGGGTGTTTGAGTCCCCAAAATGTCAAAGAATATGGTCTATAATTAACATTCTTTGATATAAGCTTTCCTTAAGTTAACTGTATATTCAGGTTTCCATGTGTGTCAGTAATGTtctatatgtatattttgaaagtaTATTTTaggatatgtattatgtatactTCCTTAGCAAACCTTTCTATATTATTATCAGTGAGGTAGCCGTGTGTCTGAGTGGTTATGTATATTCTGGTGATACAATAATGAGGCTACTGTCTACATTCTCAGCATACTTTTAACTCCTGTCACTCTGTATTCAGTTGTAAAATATCTGGGTATTACGTATATTACTTTGGTGTTTATCTATGTCTTTACTCTTCTCACAATTCTTAGCATATTTCTAACTCTTCTGTAACTCTGTATTCAATTGTAAAATATCAGGGTATTACATATATTACTTTGGTGTATATCTAAATCTTCACCCGTCTCACAGTGATGGAAAAACTATTCATTTCTGGTGAGTTTTGATGTGCATTTCTATATTCCATACTTAACCTTCTGGCATTACTTTACATGCCAGAAGGTCAAGTTAAGTATGGAATATacatttttaacccggtagctgcagggaacATGTATCTTAAAAAGgcccttctaagcgagaaaaatgagaaaaaaataatcactcacggaaaccatttcattatatatatcaatgcatttgtgatcagtttatgcatcatctattttgggggttttatGTCATGGctaaaatttggcccgtcactgctacacggtaaagccacaaatttggcccatcgctgctacacggtaaagccacaaatttggcccatcgctgctaccgggttaattaatcTACTAACTAGGACTCAATGCAGATACTACTAGGTTATAAAATTTGCCCCCTCCTCCCATTTCGTCCTCTCTCAATCCCCCCCAACCCATTTCACCATGTCAGCAGGAAATGGTTAAAAAGAAATGAATTAGTATGACCTGATATATCAGAAAAAAGTGCCTAATTATACTGTGATGGGTGCAATACTAGATAAATACCAACTTTTCCATAGCCATACATTATTCAGGTTCCCTTGGGGTCAGGAATAGACTATATGTATATTTTGACGacatatttttttgtatgtacAGACAGAACCACCTGAGGCAAAATATACACTGCTATACGATCAAAAGTGTTTGTGTCCCTCTTAGTGACGGAAATGGAGAGCTCACTGAAAAACTAGGGTGCTGACGGGAAAACGTTGGTACTGACTGGAAAACTGGGGTGCTGACTGGAAAACTGGGGTGCTGACTGGAAAACTGGGGTGCTGACTGGAAAACTGGGGTGCTGACGGGAAAACTAGGGTGCTAACGAGAAAACTGGGGTGCTGACGAGAAAACTGGGGTGCTGACTGGAAAACAAGGGTGCTGACTGGAAAACAAGGGTGCTGACGGGAAAACTGGGGTGCTGACTGGAGAACGGGGGTGCTGACTGGAAAACTGCGGTGCTGAGTGTTTGGGGAGCACATTTGGGCAGACTACAGGTAAACATACTGCCCTGGCTGCACTTCCCTCCCCTACACACTCGGCTCCcacgtccccccaacagccaacacatatatgcgtgttatgcacctgaaaggcCCTCCGCattattaatccagatccagGTCCAGAATGTGTCTCACCTGGGCACGGCACGCCTATCCAAAGACTGTGTGATGTCTCCAACCAAAACTACAGGTGAGTCTGAGCTATTGGTTGGCTAATATGACATCGCGAGACGGCACGAGCAACTACTATTTGATAAGTATGAGAGACTGATTACACACATGTACTaccgcactacacacacacacacacacacacacacacaagaaaaagtatatagttttccacatagaagagttaacacatggaacagaaTGCGGGAAGAgatggtggaggcgagcagtgtccaacaaatgaaggaaaggctggatgaatgtagaaaAGGAGACGGGACTTTTAGGGTTGTATTAAAAGACAGATCGCTCCCTTagaacacataattgaagaggctttcgtaggagttgtgagcatttccaggggtagttttatgaccctggtggtagtttgacccttcttctgtaccctgagcctaaaaaaaactTATTAGAACCTGgttgatcccccctttgaccttgagaaatagctgatgtgggaagcgaAAGTGTTTTGTAAAACCAGCCTTAGAGATTAGCTCGGGGCCCGGTaactacaaataagtaaatacaataAAACAATGTTACGTAGTAGCCTATATatagtgattgattgatagtttattgttgcaggtaaacaacaaggtgtacttgattgattgatggtaGGACGTACGCGTATATATatgcaatggttttaagttagataa
This genomic interval carries:
- the LOC127002245 gene encoding tetraspanin-9-like encodes the protein MGGRTGYTCVRHTLCILNTFMWIVGCSMLGAGIWLRLAYGGYASLLHQYSAISADSLCLAAGIITFLLAFCGCCGSWFQSRCMLITYFVLVVLVFTLQLVAGTLAFAFRGEVSATLIKELQAGIRRSFNETSENAVAITWNHLQSQFQCCGVEGPSDWFKIAAWPQEDWVPHACCYAKLTSDPECGRTGDADHWYQVGCYVQVKMWFIERLHVVGLIGMILAFVQLFGMIASLLLFCTLGYKRRSHTYKSYHSDT